Proteins from a genomic interval of Chanos chanos chromosome 3, fChaCha1.1, whole genome shotgun sequence:
- the erap1a gene encoding endoplasmic reticulum aminopeptidase 1, which translates to MFLIIAKLLFYASCTQFPIIASGETGEPSNIEITRRNLNFPWDNMRLPDTVNPLHYDLLIHPNLTFLNYTGIVQIRVEVLKETRAFILHSKNLHISRAVVSGSGRPRLLQVIEFPPFEQIALVSNDQALNKGIQVIYLEFSANLSDNFHGFYKSTYNTRDGEVRVLASTQFEPTHARGAFPCFDEPAFKANFSIRIRRESRHIAISNMPKIETVELPNGVLEDHFDESVKMSTYLVAFIVCDFLSVTKTSQHGVQISVYTVPEKIGQAGYALDTAVTLLDFYDDYFDIPYPLPKQDLAAIPDFQSGAMENWGLTTYRESGLLFDPEKSSTSDKLGITQVIAHELAHQWFGNLVTMQWWNDLWLNEGFAKFMEFVSVNITHPELQVNDFFLEKCFAAMDVDSLTSSHPISTPVENPAEIGEMFDDVSYRKGACVLNMLRDFLTPEVFKMGIIHYLKKHSYQNTVNADLWESLNSICDSDDSEEGRLRLDGFCGGRKSTTAASKWFMKDEMDVKAVMDTWTLQEGFPVITVEVKGREVRLSQERYLKAADLSKDSGFLWQVPLTYRTSQSRTVHRFLLKTKKDVLYLPEEVEWIQFNVDMRGYYIVHYEGQGWDALISQLQSNHTVFSSNDRASLINNIFQLVSIKKVPLVKALDLSLYLRRETEVIPVTQSFTELVPLYKLMEKRPEMEALENQMKGYLVKLFQPLVDIQTWSDEGTVLDRVLRSYLLLFGCVRRYEPVVNKARELFRRWRESDGTMRVPVDVGLVVYTEGARTEDGWDFLFEKFRHSIYSSEKSQIKAALTFSPLVGKLQWMMEQGLEGKALRTQDLPSTIISISKNPKGYKIAWDFLRANWGTLVKKFDLGSSALSRLIVGVTNQYSTQEMLEEVQQFFGSLPKDMGAGLRSVQQAVENIEENIRWMDSNVPVLQAWLDSHSL; encoded by the exons ATGTTCCTAATTATCGCAAAGTTGTTATTTTATGCGAGTTGCACTCAGTTCCCCATTATCGCTAGCGGGGAAACGGGGGAGCCCTCAAACATAGAGATTACCAGGAGGAATCTAAATTTTCCATGGGACAACATGAGGTTGCCAGATACAGTGAATCCATTACATTACGATCTCTTGATCCATCCCAACCTTACTTTCCTCAACTACACTGGAATAGTTCAGATTCGGGTCGAGGTACTGAAGGAAACAAGAGCCTTCATTCTTCACAGCAAGAACCTCCACATTTCCAGGGCAGTAGTTTCAGGATCCGGCCGTCCCCGTCTGCTCCAAGTTATAGAATTCCCACCGTTTGAGCAGATTGCTCTCGTGTCAAATGACCAAGCACTGAACAAGGGCATTCAGGTTATTTATCTTGAGTTCTCGGCTAACCTCTCTGACAACTTTCATGGCTTTTACAAAAGCACGTACAACACACGCGACGGTGAGGTCAG AGTCCTGGCGTCGACTCAGTTTGAACCCACACATGCTCGTGGTGCCTTTCCCTGCTTTGATGAACCTGCTTTCAAAGCCAATTTCTCCATCCGCATCCGAAGAGAGTCGAGGCACATAGCTATATCCAACATGCCAAAG ATCGAAACAGTAGAGCTTCCAAACGGAGTTTTGGAGGATCACTTTGATGAGAGTGTGAAGATGAGCACTTACCTAGTGGCCTTCATCGTGTGTGATTTTCTCTCAGTAACAAAGACAAGTCAGCACGGAGTCCAG ATCTCGGTGTATACCGTGCCCGAGAAGATCGGGCAGGCAGGATACGCTCTCGATACTGCGGTTACACTCCTGGATTTTTATGACGACTACTTTGACATCCCGTATCCGCTCCCAAAACAag ATCTGGCCGCGATCCCAGACTTCCAGTCGGGTGCCATGGAAAACTGGGGTCTGACGACATACAGAGAGTCAGGCCTTCTGTTTGACCCTGAGAAATCCTCAACCTCTGACAAGCTAGGGATCACCCAGGTCATCGCTCACGAACTGGCCCATCAG TGGTTCGGCAACCTGGTTACCATgcagtggtggaatgacctGTGGTTAAATGAAGGTTTTGCCAAGTTCATGGAGTTCGTGTCCGTCAATATTACTCACCCAGAGCTGCAAGTG AATGATTTCTTCCTGGAGAAGTGTTTCGCTGCCATGGATGTAGATTCTTTGACGTCCTCACACCCCATCTCTACGCCCGTAGAGAATCCGGCAGAGATCGGAGAAATGTTTGATGATGTGTCCTATCGTaag GGAGCCTGCGTTTTGAACATGCTGCGAGATTTCCTGACCCCTGAGGTGTTTAAGATGGGCATCATTCATTACCTTAAGAAACACAGTTACCAAAACACCGTCAATGCCGACCTGTGGGAGAGCCTGAACAGC ATCTGTGACTCAGATGACTCGGAAGAGGGGAGGCTGAGATTGGATGGATTCTGCGGTGGTAGAAAATCTACAACTGCTGCCTCT AAGTGGTTTATGAAGGATGAAATGGACGTCAAAGCCGTCATGGACACTTGGACCCTGCAAGAGGGGTTTCCAGTAATCACTGTGGAGGTCAAAGGTCGAGAGGTCAGACTGAGCCAGGAGAGGTATCTCAAAGCGGCAGATCTCTCAAAGGATTCTGg TTTCCTTTGGCAAGTACCGTTAACTTACAGAACCAGCCAGTCCAGAACAGTGCACCGCTTTttactaaaaactaaaaaag ATGTCTTATACCTGCCAGAGGAGGTGGAATGGATTCAATTTAACGTTGACATGCGTGGGTACTATATCGTCCATTATGAGGGACAGGGCTGGGACGCTTTGATCAGCCAACTCCAAAGTAACCATACGGTGTTCAGCAGCAACGACAGAGCCAGCCTCATCAACAACATCTTCCAGTTGGTTAG tatTAAAAAGGTTCCGCTCGTTAAAGCCCTGGACCTGAGTCTGTACCTGCGACGGGAGACAGAAGTCATTCCAGTAACACAGAGCTTCACTGAGTTAGTGCCCCTCTATAAACTCATGGAGAAGAGGCCAGAAATGGAGGCTCTGGAGAACCAAATGAAG GGCTATTTGGTGAAGCTGTTCCAACCCCTGGTAGACATTCAGACCTGGAGCGATGAGGGAACGGTGTTAGACAGAGTGCTGCGTAGCTACCTGCTCCTGTTTGGATGCGTTCGTCGTTATGAGCCCGTGGTCAACAAAGCCAGAGAACTCTTCCGCAGATGGCGGGAATCTGACGGCACGATGAG GGTGCCGGTTGACGTCGGTTTAGTGGTTTACACAGAGGGGGCACGAACAGAGGACGGCTGGGACTTCCTGTTTGAGAAGTTCCGTCATTCCATTTACTCCTCGGAAAAGAGTCAAATTAAAGCCGCTCTCACGTTCAGTCCACTGGTTGGCAAACTTCAATG GATGATGGAACAGGGTCTAGAGGGAAAGGCCCTGAGAACCCAAGACCTTCCCTCCACCATCATAAGCATTAGCAAGAATCCCAAAGGTTACAAGATTGCTTGGGACTTCCTGCGGGCTAACTGGGGAACGCTCGTGAAGAA GTTTGACCTGGGCTCCTCTGCCCTTTCGCGGTTGATAGTCGGAGTGACGAACCAGTATTCCACTCAGGAAATGCTCGAAGAG GTGCAGCAGTTCTTTGGCTCGCTGCCGAAAGACATGGGCGCGGGGCTGCGCTCCGTTCAGCAGGCCGTGGAGAACATAGAGGAGAACATTCGCTGGATGGACAGCAACGTGCCGGTTCTCCAAGCTTGGCTGGACAGCCACAGTCTGTGA
- the ccar2 gene encoding LOW QUALITY PROTEIN: cell cycle and apoptosis regulator protein 2 (The sequence of the model RefSeq protein was modified relative to this genomic sequence to represent the inferred CDS: deleted 1 base in 1 codon), whose translation METQFQPQMRQRVFTGVVTQLQDHHGMVDQEVHFKMSVVIGRAPLLGEKVLVKAVLDPSQSINWTAQRVQTLNGQPFKSPPPLLPSMATNQKPGILGSKPQPLLKSPKIPPLIPCLQTNPAGLLQIPPHHGLPWSGPYEGWAGGNRKRHSEAVGGRRGGRWEDSGAWGGDGMHQKKRRWKTTSEEEIPKKSASAPPESVPLFSCFPRDSVACDSLELQRRYPHLHAPPMLFHLQLCWTESFPPARPLPLCGPCLFHLGSSQSDSQPTPSDPTDSSYTVKVMLLSMPSIEDFYAQCCNLSEDSHGPQGGAVHPTTLFKFLLIESAGELQLPGGLWSKVDGPNPGKDGTSLIHTAVRCVKEQTALDLSACAQWHKMAELSYLCGERVETVVFLLPDVWDVVPTQEEWASLQNQAPGEQKADGSPLPDVPSLVVHPSPGLSLAAVPLSSLLEVRNTQSRESFEVSLMGELFSEMLQRDFGLQLYYCLCSLPQGPSSPHVKAKANESEDSSTPTEDEPKTDKQKKKKVGKEARSKRSCQEKEEEPMMESVEGKEEREETENQAENDKESKGVMDGERVSGGVSENLLSNDSDRPLGWTAVLPRRVLLSWVFFDRQLVGSLREQDLKNILLSLGLYLTSAQAGDLVRKTTVDGQCVYRKLCSCWEDLDVDKPDFSTEGNRELLPKQPSKERGPTRRSAGGGNADVVNYKGTSLNIPNLLQSLETSKMAQRELEKRLSTLQSRLVALEAEVQQGEQEDLRSRLEKAETLNRTFEKSLKENAGHMITFIEKMQKMVAQTTRITGKTTTDEQED comes from the exons atggaGACACAG TTTCAACCTCAGATGAGACAGCGTGTGTTCACCGGTGTTGTAACACAGCTTCAAGATCATCATGGAATGGTTGACCAGGAAGTGCATTTCAAGATGAG TGTTGTCATTGGGAGAGCTCCCCTGTTGGGTGAGAAAGTGCTAGTGAAAGCAGTACTAGACCCTTCACAGTCTATAAACTGGACAGCACAGAGAGTACAAACTCTAAATGGACAG CCTTTCAAATCTCCACCACCGCTGTTACCCTCAATGGCAACCAACCAGAAACCAGGCATTTTGGGAAGCAAACCACAACCGCTGCTCAAATCCCCCAaaatacctccactcataccCTGCTTGCAAACAAATCCTG CCGGTTTGCTCCAAATTCCGCCCCACCACGGGCTACCCTGGTCGGGGCCGTATGAGGGTTGGGCCGGAGGGAACCGGAAAAGACACAGCGAGGCTGTGGGTGGACGTCGAGGCGGAAGATG GGAGGACAGCGGGGCGTGGGGAGGGGACGGTATGCAccagaaaaagaggaggtggaAAACAACGTCAGAGGAAGAGATCCCAAAGAAGAGCGCCTCCGCTCCTCCAGAGAGCGTACCCCTCTTCTCCTGTTTCCCCAGAGACAG TGTGGCCTGTGATAGCCTGGAGCTGCAGAGACGGTATCCACACCTCCATGCC CCCCCCATGCTCTTTCACTTGCAGCTCTGCTGGACAGAGAGCTTCCCCCCCGCCCGGCCCCTGCCTCTCTGCGGGCCGTGTCTCTTCCACCTGGgctccagtcagtcagacagccAGCCTACGCCCTCTGATCCTACCGATTCGTCTTACACTGTAAAG GTCATGCTGTTGTCTATGCCAAGCATTGAGGATTTTTATGCTCAGTGTTGCAACCTTTCAGAGGATTCCCATGGGCCTCAAGGGGGCGCTGTTCATCCCACAACTCTGTTCAAG TTCCTGCTGATAGAAAGTGCAGGGGAACTACAACTCCCAGGAGGCCTATGGTCAAAGGTAGATGGGCCGAACCCAGGCAAGGACGGGACGTCTCTGATTCACACTGCAGTCCGCTGCGTGAAGGAACAGACTGCTCTGGATCTCAGCGCGTGTGCCCAGTG GCACAAGATGGCAGAGTTGAGTTACCTGTGCGGGGAAAGGGTGGAGACAGTGGTGTTCTTATTACCAGATGTGTGGGACGTTGTCCCAACGCAGGAGGAGTGGGCTTCCCTCCAGAATCAAGCCCCTGGAGAACAGAAG GCAGATGGTTCCCCACTCCCTGATGTTCCTTCCCTGGTGGTTCACCCCTCCCCAGGGCTGAGCCTGGCTGctgtccctctgtcctcctTACTGGAGGTCCGCAACACTCAGTCTAGAGAGTCGTTTGAG GTAAGCTTGATGGGAGAATTGTTCAGTGAGATGCTCCAAAGGGACTTTGGCCTGCAGCTGTACTACTGTCTTTGCAGTCTACCCCAGGGTCCTAGCTCCCCCCATgtcaaagccaaagctaacgaGAGTGAGGATAGCAGCACTCCGACG GAGGATGAGCCGAAAACggacaagcagaaaaaaaagaaagtgggaAAGGAGGCCCGGAGCAAGAGGAGCTGccaggaaaaagaggaggagccAATGATGGAAAGCGTTgaaggaaaggaggagagggaagagacagaaaatcagGCTGAGAATGATAAAGAGAGCAAAG GGGttatggatggagagagggttTCCGGCGGCGTGTCAGAAAACCTGCTCTCCAATGACAGT gACCGTCCCCTGGGCTGGACTGCAGTTCTCCCCCgtagggtgctgctctcctggGTTTTCTTTGACCGCCAACTTGTTGGAAGCCTGAGAGAACAGGATTTGAAAAACATCCTACTGTCTTTGGGGCTTTACCTCACCTCTGCTCAG GCAGGAGACTTGGTCAGAAAGACTACAGTTGATGGGCAGTGTGTCTATCGAAAACTCTGCTCTTGTTGGGAAGACCTTGATGTAGACAAGCCTGATTTCAGTACTGAAG GAAATCGAGAGCTGCTGCCTAAACAGCCGTCTAAGGAGAGAGGACCCACCCGTCGGTCGGCCGGCGGCGGTAACGCGGACGTCGTCAACTACAAAGGGACGTCTCTCAACATCCCCAACTTGCTGCAGTCGCTGGAAACCAGCAAAATGGCTCAGCGTGAGCTGGAGAAACGCCTCAGCACTCTGCAGAGCAGACTGG TGGCGTTGGAGGCGGAGGTGCAGCAGGGAGAACAGGAGGACCTGAGGAGTAGACTGGAGAAAGCAGAGACACTCAACAGGACTTTTGAGAAGAGTTTGAAGGAGAACGCAGGACACATGATCACATTCATAGAGAAGATGCAGAAAATGGTCGCCCAG ACGACAAGAATTACAGGGAAAACAACAACTGATGAGCAAGAAGACTGA